A stretch of the Psychroserpens sp. Hel_I_66 genome encodes the following:
- a CDS encoding single-stranded DNA-binding protein has translation MSTIRNHVQLIGNVGQEPTITNLESGKKVARFSLATNEYYKDAKGEKQTDTNWHTVVAWGKTAEIVEKFVEKGKEVGISGKLKTRSYTTENDEQRYVTEVVADEILLLGSKSDK, from the coding sequence ATGAGTACTATTAGAAATCACGTACAGTTAATTGGAAACGTTGGTCAAGAGCCAACCATTACGAACCTTGAAAGCGGAAAGAAAGTAGCCCGTTTTTCACTTGCAACAAATGAGTATTACAAAGATGCCAAAGGAGAAAAGCAAACAGATACTAATTGGCATACCGTAGTAGCTTGGGGCAAGACTGCTGAAATCGTTGAGAAATTTGTCGAAAAAGGCAAAGAAGTTGGAATATCGGGAAAACTTAAAACCCGAAGCTATACAACCGAAAATGATGAGCAACGCTACGTTACAGAAGTTGTAGCCGATGAAATCCTATTACTTGGAAGCAAGAGCGATAAGTAA
- a CDS encoding DUF6876 family protein, with protein sequence MKAQVNEIKERLQYFSGTEMFYQIPLLRTRFTDGLKYLSEVAECFWLITDTSVIAKSLMNRSEFLTIDFKRLPKEKQDYSGYEAEIIYSDGNDNILEKHGYRATDFPLDELRLFFVNDTLMLPSEY encoded by the coding sequence ATGAAAGCACAAGTTAACGAAATAAAAGAGCGATTGCAATATTTTAGTGGAACAGAAATGTTTTATCAAATCCCATTATTGCGAACCCGTTTTACGGACGGATTGAAATATTTATCAGAAGTCGCTGAATGTTTTTGGCTCATTACGGACACGTCCGTAATTGCAAAAAGTCTGATGAACCGAAGCGAATTTTTAACCATAGACTTCAAAAGATTGCCCAAAGAAAAACAGGATTATTCTGGTTATGAAGCCGAGATAATTTACAGCGATGGCAACGACAATATTTTGGAAAAACACGGTTACAGGGCAACCGATTTTCCGCTCGATGAACTGCGTTTATTTTTTGTAAATGATACGCTGATGTTACCGAGCGAATATTAA
- a CDS encoding BfmA/BtgA family mobilization protein: MDSFITIRFKRKTAKRFQEFSKKHFKTHTEAMENILDFFLYNEISPKEKLGPTGRTIEAKLLKRINAVIAIMRDVEKTQTKPTVAMLQSLFVMDEPKKKPLILEKKYAEEKKEVRFREKRNTNNEL, from the coding sequence ATGGACTCATTCATCACTATCAGGTTCAAACGGAAAACTGCCAAAAGGTTTCAGGAATTTTCCAAGAAGCACTTCAAAACGCACACGGAAGCTATGGAAAACATCCTTGATTTTTTCCTTTACAATGAAATATCGCCAAAGGAAAAATTGGGTCCAACCGGACGTACCATCGAAGCAAAATTATTAAAACGAATCAATGCCGTTATTGCCATAATGCGAGACGTGGAAAAGACCCAAACCAAACCTACGGTCGCAATGTTGCAATCCCTTTTTGTAATGGACGAACCTAAAAAGAAACCGCTCATTTTGGAAAAAAAATATGCTGAGGAAAAGAAAGAAGTCCGCTTTCGCGAAAAGCGAAATACCAACAATGAACTTTAA
- the mobB gene encoding MobB family relaxase: MYITITPQKMGGNFSKSSADFVGYLEKENKGLEQHEMEHFFNQYGDEISAEEVVKEIDGNTAKLEKHEPRFYSITVSPSKYELRKLQNSSEDLKRYTRELMKDYVASFNREIKGRPVNIDDIKYYAKIEHKRTFKGTDFQVKENQPFATKILQLKTEIRNIQEGRAEGNIKKMEKKIAKLELQAPHQQNGKRIVQGMAKDGNQSHIHIIVSRKDASNRFSLSPGSKYKASDVKLNGETVKRGFDRDKFFEKAEKTFDKTFWYKRNFAETYKARKDFVKSPNLYFAALMKLPANEKALAFKMITKTGLPIVPSIPVSQTQIALRIFKRLRRGAEVAIKSSSIGI; this comes from the coding sequence ATGTACATCACAATCACACCTCAAAAAATGGGCGGTAACTTTTCCAAAAGTTCAGCTGATTTTGTTGGCTATTTAGAGAAGGAAAACAAAGGATTGGAACAACACGAAATGGAACATTTTTTCAATCAATATGGCGATGAGATTTCCGCTGAAGAAGTAGTCAAAGAAATAGATGGAAATACCGCAAAATTGGAAAAACACGAACCAAGATTCTATTCAATTACCGTGAGTCCTTCAAAATATGAATTGCGAAAACTTCAGAACAGTAGCGAAGATTTAAAAAGATATACTCGCGAGCTGATGAAAGATTATGTGGCTTCATTTAATAGAGAAATTAAAGGGCGACCAGTCAATATCGACGACATAAAATATTATGCGAAAATTGAACACAAACGCACATTTAAAGGAACGGATTTTCAGGTAAAAGAGAACCAACCCTTTGCCACAAAAATACTTCAGCTAAAAACTGAAATCCGAAATATTCAAGAAGGGCGAGCTGAAGGGAATATTAAAAAGATGGAAAAGAAAATTGCCAAACTGGAACTACAAGCGCCACATCAACAAAATGGAAAACGGATTGTCCAGGGAATGGCGAAAGATGGAAACCAAAGTCATATCCATATCATTGTGAGCCGAAAGGATGCATCAAACAGATTTAGTTTGTCACCCGGAAGCAAATACAAAGCTTCCGATGTGAAGTTGAATGGGGAAACCGTAAAACGTGGTTTTGACAGAGATAAGTTTTTTGAGAAAGCTGAAAAGACGTTTGATAAGACTTTTTGGTACAAACGCAACTTTGCAGAGACCTACAAAGCACGAAAGGATTTTGTAAAAAGCCCAAATCTATATTTCGCCGCCTTGATGAAATTACCTGCAAATGAAAAGGCATTGGCTTTTAAAATGATAACAAAAACAGGTCTGCCAATAGTACCAAGTATTCCAGTAAGTCAAACACAAATCGCACTTCGGATTTTCAAAAGGTTAAGACGTGGTGCAGAAGTGGCCATCAAATCAAGTTCAATAGGAATTTAG
- a CDS encoding type IV secretory system conjugative DNA transfer family protein — translation MEIDNLITILSIIGVASTVFYTIFRVSKFALFLNFIMLSCLVFYLTEQNELVSILLYLVCPLMLINIGLYVFLHKTENAQNSDRKYQVNFATTKGNFKLDNIKRGASIIGSAGSGKTESVVYGFLKHFRKERFCGIIHDYKDFELTEMAYPLFKDSDIPFKVISFDKIIHRVNPIAPRYLENEESVNEVSRVLIENLLEQRESGTTGTTKFFNDAAEGLIGGLIWKLKTDYPKYCTLPHLIAIYQILDTDSLIQFLETNTTSRAMADAFISGKDSDRQTAGVKSTLANALKRISTQRIFMALSADEVPLNINSEENPAIISVVNNPKYETSYSPVIATIIHTITKQMSVRNSKPSFLLMEEAPTIRLLNMHRIPATLRSYDIATIYVMQDKIQNDMMYGDKASKAILSNLSYQFFGKVNDPDTAKYYERFFEIIKDPTKSISRGHNLDFDTRITTGEKEIPKIRADVFFRLKQGEFITYADGKDKKVQFRLSKIQRQLPEESRQYSQADLAANFEKIYRDVKSIFN, via the coding sequence ATGGAAATAGACAATCTCATAACAATACTTTCAATTATTGGTGTGGCCAGTACTGTTTTCTATACGATATTTAGAGTGAGCAAGTTTGCACTTTTCTTGAATTTCATAATGCTTTCCTGCTTGGTTTTCTATTTAACGGAACAGAACGAATTAGTATCGATTTTACTTTATCTGGTATGTCCTCTAATGTTAATTAATATAGGACTATATGTTTTTTTGCATAAGACTGAAAATGCACAAAATAGCGATAGAAAGTATCAAGTCAATTTTGCTACGACTAAAGGAAATTTCAAGTTAGATAATATTAAACGTGGCGCATCTATCATCGGTTCTGCAGGAAGTGGAAAGACCGAAAGTGTCGTTTATGGATTTCTCAAACATTTCCGAAAAGAGCGCTTTTGCGGAATCATTCACGACTATAAAGATTTTGAATTGACTGAAATGGCATACCCACTTTTCAAGGATAGTGATATCCCTTTTAAGGTCATTTCCTTTGATAAAATCATCCATAGAGTAAATCCTATCGCACCACGCTATTTAGAGAACGAGGAAAGCGTAAACGAAGTGTCACGGGTGTTAATCGAAAACCTTTTAGAGCAAAGGGAAAGCGGAACAACTGGCACGACAAAATTCTTCAACGATGCTGCGGAAGGGTTGATTGGTGGTTTGATTTGGAAACTGAAAACCGACTATCCAAAATACTGTACGTTGCCACATTTGATAGCCATTTATCAAATACTCGATACCGATAGCCTTATCCAGTTCTTGGAAACCAACACCACATCGAGAGCGATGGCAGATGCTTTTATTAGTGGGAAAGATTCGGATAGACAGACCGCTGGTGTAAAAAGTACTTTAGCCAATGCGCTGAAACGAATTAGTACACAACGTATTTTTATGGCACTATCCGCAGACGAAGTGCCATTGAACATCAATAGCGAGGAAAATCCTGCAATCATTTCGGTAGTGAACAACCCTAAATATGAGACATCCTATTCGCCTGTTATCGCCACAATTATTCACACCATTACCAAGCAAATGAGTGTGCGAAATTCTAAACCTTCATTTTTGTTGATGGAAGAAGCACCTACGATTCGTTTATTGAATATGCACCGTATTCCGGCAACACTTAGAAGTTACGATATTGCCACCATATATGTGATGCAGGATAAGATACAGAATGATATGATGTATGGCGATAAGGCAAGCAAAGCGATTTTGAGCAATCTATCCTACCAATTTTTCGGCAAGGTCAACGACCCAGATACTGCAAAATATTACGAGCGCTTTTTTGAAATTATCAAAGATCCCACGAAAAGCATAAGTCGAGGTCACAATTTGGATTTCGATACAAGAATTACTACTGGCGAAAAGGAAATTCCGAAGATTAGAGCAGATGTCTTTTTCCGATTGAAACAAGGCGAGTTTATCACTTATGCGGACGGCAAAGATAAAAAGGTGCAGTTTAGATTGTCTAAGATTCAACGACAGCTTCCAGAAGAATCAAGACAATATTCTCAGGCAGATTTAGCGGCTAATTTTGAAAAAATTTATAGAGATGTAAAATCTATATTTAACTAA